The following coding sequences lie in one Spinacia oleracea cultivar Varoflay chromosome 1, BTI_SOV_V1, whole genome shotgun sequence genomic window:
- the LOC130461035 gene encoding uncharacterized protein, with amino-acid sequence MENPAFNDLKDVVSNPNEDSIGAPRSNEIVKLNGNPSTKPIGDTTGDNIEGKTEVPIGNTIDNRTHDPVEKPDIGETGPASFLAENDAFQKSNDHNLNSVSDSQSPKMESHIPPNNPTNTTQKLSHIVDNNPPRRKRGRPKLTEAERAVRKKPAGKWVPGGPGRPPLKEGQSKAHKQHTSLRLYPFLVTEMVETLCPVRRNWVQWAGFGPILDLKITKVDRHFMSWLEGRWDWKRQVLRIRDDYEVEIDENMISWITGIPQRDQDFKSLKLDDEEIDEFENVYDTRTGINYIDVYNKCCIEENRFWFLRHFILLTLGSLFCMNKYNFT; translated from the exons GGAAAACCCCGCCTTTAATGACTTAAAAGATGTGGTTTCGAACCCGAATGAGGACTCAATCGGAGCCCCAAGAAGCAACGAAATTGTGAAACTGAACGGAAATCCAAGTACAAAACCAATTGGAGACACAACCGGCGACAACATTGAGGGCAAAACTGAAGTTCCAATCGGCAACACGATTGACAACCGAACACATGACCCTGTTGAGAAGCCCGACATAGGAGAAACTGGACCTGCATCTTTTCTGGCCGAG AATGATGCCTTCCAGAAAAGTAATGATCATAACTTAAACTCAGTAAGTGATTCTCAGAGTCCGAAGATGGAGTCTCACATTCCTCCTAACAACCCAACCAACACAACACAGAAATTGTCCCACATAGTGGATAACAACCCCCCTAGGAGAAAGCGGGGGAGGCCTAAGTTAACTGAAGCCGAAAGAGCGGTTAGGAAGAAGCCGGCTGGAAAATGGGTTCCGGGAGGACCGGGAAGGCCTCCTCTGAAAGAGGGTCAAAGTAAGGCACATAAGCAG CATACTTCGTTGAGGTTGTATCCTTTTCTTGTGACAGAAATGGTTGAAACATTGTGCCCCGTACGAAGAAACTGGGTTCAGTGGGCGGGTTTTGGGCCCATATTAGATCTAAAAATTACCAAGGTAGACAGGCATTTTATGTCTTGGCTAGAGGGGAGATGGGATTGGAAGAGACAAGTGTTGCGCATACGTGACGATTATGAGGTTGAAATAGACGAGAATATGATCTCTTGGATAACTGGAATTCCGCAAAGGGACCAAGATTTCAAATCATTGAAATTAGATGATGAGGAAATTGACGAGTTTGAGAATGTGTATGACACTAGGACGGGAATTAATTACATTGATGTATACAACAAGTGTTGTATAGAGGAAAACCGATTTTGGTTTTTAAGGCATTTCATACTCCTCACTTTAGGAAGCCTGTTTTGCATGAACAAGTACAATTTCACCTAA